A stretch of Chionomys nivalis chromosome 2, mChiNiv1.1, whole genome shotgun sequence DNA encodes these proteins:
- the LOC130870053 gene encoding olfactory receptor 8J3-like, which translates to MAPGNLTHVTEFILMGVSDRPDLQVPLFFVFLAIYMLTAAGNLGIITLTTVNSRLQTPMYFFLRHLAVINLGNSTVIAPKMLVNFLVSKKTTLYYECATQLGGFLVFIVAEIFMLAVMAYDRYVAICNPLLYMVVVSRHVCFLLVSLTYFFSFFTAIIVTPCVFSVSYCSSNVINHFYCDNVPLLALSCSDTYLPETVVFFFSGTNLFFSMTIVLISYFNIILAILRIRSSEGRKKAFSTCASHMMAVTVFYGTLLFMYLQPRTNHSLNTDKMASVFYTLVIPMMNPVIYSFRNKDVKCALKEFLKNPCQRFNFI; encoded by the coding sequence ATGGCTCCTGGGAATCTCACTCATGTCACAGAGTTCATACTCATGGGGGTATCTGATCGTCCAGACCTGCAGGTCccacttttctttgtcttcctggCCATCTACATGCTGACAGCAGCAGGAAACCTGGGCATCATCACCCTCACCACCGTGAACTCACGACTTCAaactcccatgtacttcttcctcagacACCTGGCTGTCATCAACCTTGGCAACTCCACTGTCATTGCTCCTAAAATGCTGGTGAATTTCTTAGTCAGTAAGAAAACCACCTTGTACTATGAATGTGCCACCCAGCTGGGTGGATTCCTGGTTTTCATTGTAGCAGAGATCTTCATGCTGGCtgtgatggcctatgaccgctatgtggccatctgcaaccCTCTGCTCTACATGGTGGTGGTGTCTCGGCACGTGTGCTTTCTGCTGGTCTCCCTCACATACTTCTTCAGCTTTTTCACAGCCATCATTGTGACTCCTTGTGTTTTCTCTGTGAGTTATTGCTCTTCCAATGTAATCAACCACTTTTACTGTGACAATGTCCCTCTGTTGGCTCTGTCCTGTTCTGACACCTACCTCCCAGAAACTGTAGTATTTTTCTTCTCGGGGACAAACTTGTTTTTCTCTATGACTATTGTTCTTATATCCTACTTCAACATCATCCTTGCAATTTTGAGGATCCGTTCatctgaaggaaggaagaaagccttCTCCACCTGTGCTTCCCACATGATGGCCGTCACGGTGTTCTATGGCACACTTCTCTTCATGTATCTGCAACCACGGACCAACCACTCGCTAAACACTGACAAGATGGCTTCTGTGTTTTACACCCTAGTGATACCAATGATGAACCCTGTCATCTACAGCTTTAGGAATAAAGATGTAAAGTGTGCCTTGAAAGAATTTCTGAAAAATCCATGCCAAAGGtttaattttatatga